The Arthrobacter sp. OAP107 DNA segment CGGCACCTTTTGCAGCGGCCTTGCCCGGGATGGCGAGGGCGAGCTGGGAGCCCACCTTGGCGCCGACAAACGCGTTGTAGACGATCGCGCTGCCGGTCTTGAGTTCATCGTTCAGTTCGAGGGGCTCGGGATCGCGGGGGAAGCTGTCGTCCAGCGTGGAGCCGTCCTTGGCATTGAGGGCAAGAACGGAGATCTCGGCGATCTGGTTGGCCTTCACGCGGTCCCCGCTGCCTTCGGTGACAACCTTGACGGTGGGTTCGGCAACCTCGAGGGGCTTGGTGAACTCGACGCCCGGGGCTTTCTTGTCCCCCTTGTCCGTCAGCTTGAGTGAGTCGAGCTTGGCGGTCTCACCCGCGGACTGGCTGGTCGGTTCCGGGGCTGCGGGCTCCTGGCCACCGCAGGCGGTCAGCAGAAGCAGCACGGGAAGAAGGATTGCTAGTAGTCGGCGCACGTAAGAACTTTCGTCGGGGCAAGATGGATGCCCTGCCGGGATGCTGGACACGGCAAGGCAGTCAGGACCGCAGAACGGCCTCTTCCAGAGTAACGCGGAAAGCTGGGTATCAGCCCATAGAGTCCAGAAGGGCGTCCACCCGCTCGTCCTCGTTGCGGAACGGGTCCTTGCACAGAATGGTCTGGTGCGCGCGGTCGTTGAGCTTCAGATGGACCCAGTCCACGGTGTAGTCACGGCCCAGCTCCTGCGCCTTGCGGACGAAGTCGCCACGCAGCTTGGCCCGGGTGGTCTGCGGCGGGGCGTCGACGGCGTCCTTGATGGCCGTTTCCTCGGTCACCCGGCGGACTGCGCCGCGTGACTGCAGCAGGTAGTACAGGCCGCGGGAACGGGAGATGTCGTGGTAGGTGAGGTCCAGTTGCGCGATCCGGGGGGCGTCCAGGCCCAGGCCGTGGCGCCTGCGGTAGCTGTCCATCAGCTTTTTCTTGATCGCCCAGTCGATTTCGGTGTCGATAGTGCTGGAGTCGCCGCTTTCGATGGCGCGCAGCGTCCGCCCCCACAGGTCCAGGATCAGCGGGACGTGCGGGTTGTGGGCTCCGTTTTCCTCGACGAACGCCGTGACTTTGCTCAGGTACTCCTGCTGGATCTCCAGCGCGGTGAGCTGGCGGCCGTTGGCGAGCCGGACAAGCGCGCGGCCGCTCAGGTCATGGGAGATCTCCCGGATGCTGCGGATGGGGTTTTCCATCCGCATGTCCCGCATGATCACTCCCGCCTCGATCATCCGCAGGATGAGGTCCACGGTGCCCACCTTGAGCAGTGCCGTGGTCTCGGACATGTTGGAGTCCCCGACGATCACGTGCAGGCGGCGGTAGAACTCGGCATCGGCATGCGGCTCGTCGCGGGTGTTGATGATGGGCCGCGAACGGGTGGTAGCGGAGGACACGCCCTCCCAGATGTGGTCAGCCCGTTGCGAAAACGCGTAGGTGGCTCCGTGCGGCGTCTTCAGGATCTTGCCGGCACCGGCGATGAGCTGGCGCGTGACGAGGAACGGGATAAGGATCTCGGCCAGCCGGGTGAACTCGCCGCGGCGGGGAATGAGGTAGTTCTCGTGGCTGCCGTAGGAGTTGCCCGCGGAGTCGGTGTTGTTCTTGAACAGGTACACCGTCCCGTTGAAGCCCTCGGCAGCCAGCCTGGACTGGGCCTCGTCCACGAGGTCGTCCAGGATGAGCTCCCCGGCGCGGTCATGGGCAATCAGCTGGGCGAGGTCGTCGCATTCTGCGGTTGCATACTCCGGATGCGAGCCCACGTCGAGGTACAGGCGGGACCCGTTGGTGAGGAACACGTTGGAGGACCGTCCCCAGCTGACCACTTTGCGGAACAGGTAGCGGGCCACTTCCTCCGGGGCGAGGGGGCGGGAGTCCGGGCTCGAATAGGAAATCCCGAATTCGGTTTCAATGCCGAAGATCCTCTTGTCCATGTCAGCTCTCCTCAGCCAGCAGTTCCACAACGTCCTGGTCGGACAATCTGCGGAAAGCCCTCCGCGTCCCCCTGTTGCTTTCCGAACTGCGGTGCAGCACCGCCACTTCCAAAGCCTTGGCCGGCAGGTCAGGTGCCTCGTTGTCCGTCGCGAGGCCCCTGACGGCGAGCCGGATCGCCGCCGCGAACGACAGGTCGCGCTGCCAGCCGCCCTCGATCGAACCGGACACCTTGTCCGCCTGGCCGCCCATCACGATGAAGTTGTGCTCGTCCGCGATCGAGCCGTCAAACGTCAGGCGGTAGAGGTGGTCGAGGTCCTGGCTCGCACCCACTTCGGCCACAGCGAGCTCGACCTCGAACGGCTTCTGTTCCGCGGTGAAGACGGCACCCAGGCTCTGGGCGTAGACGCTGGCCAGTCCCCGGGCGGTGACGTCCTCGCGGTCGTAGGAATAGCCGCGGACGTCGGCGTAGCGCACGCCGGCCTGGCGGAGGCTTTCAAACTCGTTGTACTTTCCGACGGCGGCGAAGGCGATCTTGTCGTAGATCTCGCCGATCTTGTGCAGCGACGGTGACGGGTTCTCCGCCACCAGGGCGATCCCGTCCTCGCAGCTGATTACGATGACGGACCGGCCGCGGGCGATGCCTTTCCGTGCGAAGTCCGCACGGTCCTTCATCAGCTGTTCGGGAGAGACATAGAACTGCTGTGTCATATCAGGCCTCCCTCCTGGCAGCTGCCCTGGACTCGATGATGTTTCCGGCCATGGCCGCGAGTTCCCGCTCGGAAACCCTCCGGGCACCGGCCCGGTTGACGGCATAGACCACGGGCCACAGTTGCCGCACGGGGTCGGGGCCGCCGGTGGCGGAGTCGTCGTCGGCGGCGTCGTAGAGGGATTCGACAGCCACGGCTATGGCTTCCTCTTCGGGCAGGTTGGGCCGCCAAAGTTTTTTGAGGGCGCCGCGGGCGAACATTGATCCGGAACCCACGGCGTGGTGTTCCTGTTCCTCGTAGCGGCCGCCGGTTACGTCATAGGAGAAGAGCCGCCCTATCCCGGCGGCAGTGTCGAAGCCTGCGAAAAGCGGGACCACTGCGAGGCCCTGCAGCGCCATGGGCAGGTTGCCGCGGATCATGGCGCCGAGCCGGTTTGCCTTGCCGTCCAGGCTCAGGAGGGTGCCCTCGATCTTCTCGTAGTGCTCGAGCTCCACCTGGAACAGGCGGGTCAGGTCGATCGCGATGCCTGCCGTGCCGGCAATTCCGAGGACCGAATACTGGTCGGCGGGGAAGACCTTTTCGATGTGTCGGCTGGCGATGATGTTGCCCATGGTGGCCCGGCGGTCGCCGGCCATGACGATGCCGCCGGCGTAGGTCATGGCCACGATGGTGGTGGCGTGGGGCACGGCGAGGGGCTGGCCGGCGGGCGTGCCCGTGGCGAATGGTGCGTACTGGGGAAGCAGTTCCGGACGGTCGCGTTGGAGATGCTCAGTGAACGACGACGTCGCGTGGGCGGCTACCTTGTTGGCTGTTGTCTCCTGCACTGGTGCACTCCTTCAACGTGATACTTCAGCGGCTGTCCGGTCCCTCTGGCCTCCGTGCCCGGTGCGGGTGGTGTGGCTGCCGGTCTACTGGCCGCCCTTTTGCACGAATGCCCGGACGAATTCCTCCGCGTTGGACTCCAGGACGCCGTCGATCTCGTCGAGGAGATCGTCAACGCCCTGCGTCGAGGCGGATGCCTGTCCTTCTGCGGGCGCCGGCGGTACGGGGACCTCTTCCTCGACCTCGGTGTCGCGTGGCTGTGGCTGCTGTTGCTCCTGGCCTGCCATGTCCTTCTCCTTTATCCAGTCCCCCGTTCCGGAGGACATCTTGTATGCCCATATTGCCACGCAAAGGGCCTTTTCGGGGTGCATTATGCCGGTGGCGGAGCCGGTGCCGATCCGAGGAGTTCGGCCAGGAAGGGGCCCGCCTCGCGGTGCCGGTCAAACAGCGCGCCGGTCAGGGCTTTGGTGCCGCGCAGCGGCTCCCGGGTGGGGACGCGCTGCAGCCGTCCGTAGCCCGGCACGTCGAAAATCACCGAGTCCCAGCTGGCGCCCACCACGTCCTTGCTGAAGCTGCTGACGCAGCGTCCGCGAAAGTACGCCCGGGTGTCCGACGGGGGTGTGGTCACCGCGGCGGCGATGTCGGCGTCGTCCACGATCCCCTGCATCCGGTTCCGGGAGAGCAACCGGTAGTAGAGCCCCTTTTCGGGGCGGAGGTCAGCCCACTGCAGGTCCACCAGGCCCAGCCGGGCGTCGTCCCACTGGAGCCCGTCGCGCTGGCGGTAGCCCTCCAGGATGGACAGCTTGGCCAGCCATTCGACCGACGTTGCCGCGGCGGCCCGGTCGCTGTCCAGCTGGGTCAGGGTGGTGGCCCAGCGCTCCAGCACGGCGTGGGTGTGTCCATCGCCGTCAACGGCGTCCCCCACCCCGGTGTCCTGGGCGAGCTTGGCGGCGGCCTCGTGGTACATCCACTGCAGGTCCAGCGCAGTCACCCGGCGGCCGTCCAGCAGCCTGACCTTGGTGGTCAGGGTGGTGTCGTGGCTGATGGCCTGCAGTGCGGCCACCGGCTCGTGGACCTCAATCCGCGGGGCGAGGCCCGCCTCGATCAGGCTCAGCACCATGGCGGTGGTCCCGAACTTCAGGTAGTTGGACACCTGGCTCAGGTTGGCGTCGCCGATGATGACGTGCAGCCGCCGGTACTTGTCCGCCGTTGCATGCGGTTCATCGCGGGTGTTGATGATGGGGCGCCGGATGGTGGTCTCAAGGCCCACTTCCGCCTCGAAGAAGTCCGCCCGCTGGCTGATCTGGTAGCCGGACCGGGAACTGTCCTGGCTCAGGCCCACCCGCCCCGAGCCGCAGATGATCTGCCGCGAGACGAAGAACGGGGTCAGCCCGCGGACAATGTCGCCGAACGGCACTGATCTCGGCATGAGGTAGTTCTCGTGCGACCCGTAGGACACGGACTTGTTGTCCGTGTTGTTCTTGTAGAGGTTGACGGCGGGAAGTTCCGTGTCGCTGGCCAGCCTGCGGACCGCAGCCAGGCCCACGAGGTCACCGGCCGCGTCCCAGGCCACTGCCGCCGCGGGGTTTGTGACCTCCGGGCTGGAGTACTCGGGGTGGGCATGGTCCACGTAGAGGCGTGCCCCGTTGCCCAGCACCATGTTCATCAGCAGCGAGCCCGATTCGTCCTCGCCGTCGAGTTCTAGCTCTTCCCGGCCGTAGGCAAGGGCCACGGCCTCGGCGTCGAGCACCGGCGGCTGGTCGGTCAGCTGGCTGGGGTGGGCCTGGCCGCGTTCCAGCGTCCAGCCGCGGGCGTCGTGCAGCGGTTCTTCGTCCGTGTAGTCCCAACGGGTTTCGGCGCCGCCGGCGGCCCGCAGCCGGGTGACCTGGGCGTAGGCCTGGACCACCCGGGCGGACATCATGGTGGCATTGGCACCCGGAGCAGCCGGCGCGTGAATCCCGTATTCGGTTTCGGACCCCATGACGCGCATGGCGCCGCCAACCGGCAGGCCACCTCCCAGCGCTGATTCGGAGCCGGCCGTCACAGGTACTGGCCCGTGTTGGGCATTGTCTCGATGGATTTGCCGGGCTCCTGGCCGGCCTTGCCCTGGACGATGGTGCGGATGTACGTGATGCGCTCACCCTTCTTGCCGGAGATGCGTGCCCAGTCATCGGGATTGGTGGTGTTGGGCATGTCCTCGTGCTCTCGGAACTCATCGACGACGGCGCGCAGCAGGTGGTCGATGCGCAGGCCCTTCTGCTGCGTCGTCAGGAGGTCCTTGATGGCGTACTTCTTGGCACGGTCCACGACGTTCTGGACCACGGCACCGGAGTTGAAGTCCTTGAAGTACAGCATCTCGGTGTCGCCGTTGGCGTAGGTGACTTCCAGGAACTCGTTGGATTTCTCCGTCGAGTACATCGACTCCACGGTCCGCTGGACCATGGCATCAACGGTCGCCAGCACATCGCCGTCGTGCTCCACCAGGTCGTCCTCGTGGAAGGGCAGGTCCGGGGTGATGTATTTCCTGAAGATGTCCGCCGCGGCCTCGGCGTCGGGACGCTGGATCTTGACCTTCACGTCCAGGCGGCCAGGGCGCAGGATAGCGGGGTCGATCATGTCCTCGCGGTTGGAGGCACCGATGACAATGACGTTGTCCAGCCGCTCCACGCCGTCGATCTCGCTCAGCAGCTGCGGCACAATCGTGGTTTCGACGTCGGACGAGATGCCCGTGCCGCGGGTGCGGAAGAGCGAATCCATCTCGTCGAAAAAGACCACTACGGGGCTGCCGTCCGAGGCCTTTTCGCGTGCCCGGGAGAAGATCAGCCGGATGTGGCGTTCTGTTTCGCCGACGTACTTGTCGAGGAGTTCGGGGCCCTTGATGTTGAGGAAGTAGCTCTTCAGGTCTACGTTGCCCGAGCGTTCCGCGGCGCGTGCGGCCAGCGAGTTTGCCACTGCCTTGGCGATGAGGGTCTTGCCGCAGCCCGGAGGGCCGTAGAGCAGGATGCCCTTGGGCGCCTTTAGCCCGTGCTCGCGGTACAGGTCAGGGTGCAGGAACGGCAGTTCGATGGCGTCCCGGATCTGCTCGATCTGCGGGCCCAGTCCACCGATGTCCTCGTAGGTGATGTCCGGGACTTCCTCCAGGACGAGGTTCTCAACCTCGGAGCGAGGGACTTTTTCGAGGGCGTACCCTGTGCGGGAATCGATGGACAGGGCGTCGCCTACCCGCAGCTTCTCGCTCAGCAGCGGGCCGGCGAGCCGGATGACGCGCTCCTCGTCGGCACGGCCCAGCACCAGGGCACGGTCCGGACCGAGCATTTCCTTGAGCGTGACGAGTTCGCCCGCGCGCTCATAGCCAAGGCCGGCCACCACCAGGAGCGCCTCGTTGAGGAGGACCTCCTGGCCGACGGCCAACTGGTTGATGTTGACCAGGGGGCTGATGCCAACCCGCATCTTGCGGCCGGCGTTGAAGATGTCCACCGATTCCTCGGTGGCTGCCTGGCCGCTGCCTGTGGCCTGCCGCCGCGGGTTCAGCTGGAGGATGGTGCCGAAACTGTATGGCGGCTGCCCCTCCTGGTCCAGGGCGTTCTTCAGCCGGAGTATTTCGGCCTTGGCAGTTTCCAGCATCGCCACGAGCTTGGTGTTGTTTTGCGTGGCAGCTGCCAGTTGGCGGTCGATATGCCTCAGTTTGTCCCTAAGGATATTGACCTGCCGGTCCGCGACAGACAGTTCGTTGGCGCCAGCCTGTTCAGCCGGCGTTGGCACGGAGTCGTTGTTTGGAGTCTCCATGATCATCAGCCCCTTCCTGCGCTTCTCTTAAGACCATAGCCCCAAGTTGGCTGGTAGAGCCGACGACATCCGAAATACGGACTAGTTTGTAATCTCCGGATCGTCCTTCACGTTGGTGCCGGCGATTGCGTCCCGCGCGGCCCGGCGGAGCTTCTTGTCGGAGACGAGGCGCTCCCCCACGGCGCCGGGTGTCCAGGCGTTGACGTCCTCCTCGTTGAACTCGGTCTTGGAGGGGCGCCGCTTAACGGAGATGCCGGTGACGCCGTCGGCGAGCCGCCGGGTGACCAGGAGGAAGCCGGTGTGGGCCACCATGCGGTGGTCCGGGCGCACGGCCAGTCCTTCGAGGTGCCAGCCGCGGACCATGGATTCCCAGGCG contains these protein-coding regions:
- the pafA gene encoding Pup--protein ligase; this translates as MDKRIFGIETEFGISYSSPDSRPLAPEEVARYLFRKVVSWGRSSNVFLTNGSRLYLDVGSHPEYATAECDDLAQLIAHDRAGELILDDLVDEAQSRLAAEGFNGTVYLFKNNTDSAGNSYGSHENYLIPRRGEFTRLAEILIPFLVTRQLIAGAGKILKTPHGATYAFSQRADHIWEGVSSATTRSRPIINTRDEPHADAEFYRRLHVIVGDSNMSETTALLKVGTVDLILRMIEAGVIMRDMRMENPIRSIREISHDLSGRALVRLANGRQLTALEIQQEYLSKVTAFVEENGAHNPHVPLILDLWGRTLRAIESGDSSTIDTEIDWAIKKKLMDSYRRRHGLGLDAPRIAQLDLTYHDISRSRGLYYLLQSRGAVRRVTEETAIKDAVDAPPQTTRAKLRGDFVRKAQELGRDYTVDWVHLKLNDRAHQTILCKDPFRNEDERVDALLDSMG
- the prcA gene encoding proteasome subunit alpha, with translation MTQQFYVSPEQLMKDRADFARKGIARGRSVIVISCEDGIALVAENPSPSLHKIGEIYDKIAFAAVGKYNEFESLRQAGVRYADVRGYSYDREDVTARGLASVYAQSLGAVFTAEQKPFEVELAVAEVGASQDLDHLYRLTFDGSIADEHNFIVMGGQADKVSGSIEGGWQRDLSFAAAIRLAVRGLATDNEAPDLPAKALEVAVLHRSSESNRGTRRAFRRLSDQDVVELLAEES
- the prcB gene encoding proteasome subunit beta, yielding MQETTANKVAAHATSSFTEHLQRDRPELLPQYAPFATGTPAGQPLAVPHATTIVAMTYAGGIVMAGDRRATMGNIIASRHIEKVFPADQYSVLGIAGTAGIAIDLTRLFQVELEHYEKIEGTLLSLDGKANRLGAMIRGNLPMALQGLAVVPLFAGFDTAAGIGRLFSYDVTGGRYEEQEHHAVGSGSMFARGALKKLWRPNLPEEEAIAVAVESLYDAADDDSATGGPDPVRQLWPVVYAVNRAGARRVSERELAAMAGNIIESRAAARREA
- a CDS encoding ubiquitin-like protein Pup, with amino-acid sequence MAGQEQQQPQPRDTEVEEEVPVPPAPAEGQASASTQGVDDLLDEIDGVLESNAEEFVRAFVQKGGQ
- the dop gene encoding depupylase/deamidase Dop, which translates into the protein MRVMGSETEYGIHAPAAPGANATMMSARVVQAYAQVTRLRAAGGAETRWDYTDEEPLHDARGWTLERGQAHPSQLTDQPPVLDAEAVALAYGREELELDGEDESGSLLMNMVLGNGARLYVDHAHPEYSSPEVTNPAAAVAWDAAGDLVGLAAVRRLASDTELPAVNLYKNNTDNKSVSYGSHENYLMPRSVPFGDIVRGLTPFFVSRQIICGSGRVGLSQDSSRSGYQISQRADFFEAEVGLETTIRRPIINTRDEPHATADKYRRLHVIIGDANLSQVSNYLKFGTTAMVLSLIEAGLAPRIEVHEPVAALQAISHDTTLTTKVRLLDGRRVTALDLQWMYHEAAAKLAQDTGVGDAVDGDGHTHAVLERWATTLTQLDSDRAAAATSVEWLAKLSILEGYRQRDGLQWDDARLGLVDLQWADLRPEKGLYYRLLSRNRMQGIVDDADIAAAVTTPPSDTRAYFRGRCVSSFSKDVVGASWDSVIFDVPGYGRLQRVPTREPLRGTKALTGALFDRHREAGPFLAELLGSAPAPPPA
- the arc gene encoding proteasome ATPase: METPNNDSVPTPAEQAGANELSVADRQVNILRDKLRHIDRQLAAATQNNTKLVAMLETAKAEILRLKNALDQEGQPPYSFGTILQLNPRRQATGSGQAATEESVDIFNAGRKMRVGISPLVNINQLAVGQEVLLNEALLVVAGLGYERAGELVTLKEMLGPDRALVLGRADEERVIRLAGPLLSEKLRVGDALSIDSRTGYALEKVPRSEVENLVLEEVPDITYEDIGGLGPQIEQIRDAIELPFLHPDLYREHGLKAPKGILLYGPPGCGKTLIAKAVANSLAARAAERSGNVDLKSYFLNIKGPELLDKYVGETERHIRLIFSRAREKASDGSPVVVFFDEMDSLFRTRGTGISSDVETTIVPQLLSEIDGVERLDNVIVIGASNREDMIDPAILRPGRLDVKVKIQRPDAEAAADIFRKYITPDLPFHEDDLVEHDGDVLATVDAMVQRTVESMYSTEKSNEFLEVTYANGDTEMLYFKDFNSGAVVQNVVDRAKKYAIKDLLTTQQKGLRIDHLLRAVVDEFREHEDMPNTTNPDDWARISGKKGERITYIRTIVQGKAGQEPGKSIETMPNTGQYL